A segment of the Agromyces sp. H17E-10 genome:
CGCCGACTCGTCGAAGCCGTAGCGGTAGTACCGCTCGGCGGTGTCGTCGCCGAACGCGTCCTGCGCGGCGCGCGACCGGTGGAACCCCTCCATGCGAGCACGGAACACCGAGAGGCCACGCTCTTCGAGCACGGCGCCGAGGTCGTCGGCGAGCGCGGTCTTGCCGCTCTGCACGGGCCCGTCGACGGCCACGATCATGCGGCCTCGTCCGTATCGGCCCGCGATCTCGGATCCGAGCTCGCGGAGGAACGCGATCCTGGGCGTCGTGACGATCCGCATACGAGCGAGCATAGCTCCGCGGCATCCGAGGTCGGGCGCCGGCCGTCGTACGCTGGTCGGATGCCCCGTGAGCAAGCAGACCCGATCGCCGAGGTGCTCGTCGACTGGTTCGCCGACGCCGCGCGGCCGCTGCCGTGGCGGGCCGCCGACGTGTCGCCATGGGCGGTGCTCGTGAGCGAGTTCATGCTGCAGCAGACGCAGGTCGACCGCGTCGTGCCCCGCTGGGAGGCGTGGATCGCCCGCTGGCCGACGCCCGCGAGCCTCGCCCGCGAACCCGCGTCGGAGGCCGTGCGCGCCTGGGACCGGCTCGGCTACCCGCGCCGCGCGCTCTGGCTGCACCGGGCGGCGACCGAGATCGTCGAACGGCACGGTGGCGAGGTGCCGCGCGACGTCGACGCGCTGCTCGCCCTGCAGGGCGTCGGCCCGTACACGGCGCGTGCGGTCGCCGCGTTCGCCTACGGCGTGCGCGTGCCCGTCGTCGACACGAACACACGACGCGTGATCGCCCGTGCGGTCGACGGCCAGGCCGAGCCCGCTCCCCCGTCGCCGGCGCGCGACCTGCCCGCCATGACTGCGCTCCTGCCCGAAACGGTTGCCTCGGCCCGGGCGTTCAACGCGGCCGCGATGGAACTCGGAGCGACGGTCTGCGTCGCCAGGACGCCGCGGTGCGACGCATGTCCGATCAGCGATCACTGCGCCTGGCGTGCCGCGGGCTACCCCGCCTACGACGGCCCGCGGAAGGCGAAGCAGGCCCGCTTCGAGGGGTCCGACCGGCAGGTGCGGGGCCTCGTCATGCGCGAGCTCCGCGCCGCCCACCGTCCGGTTGCCCGCACCGAACTCGACGGCGTGTGGGCCGACGGCGCGCAGCTCGAGCGCGCCATCGCCGGGCTCGTGGCCGACGGGCTCGCCGTGGCGGCCGACGACGGCGGCCTCGCCCTGCCCGACGCGTGACGCGATCGGGCGGGGAACCGACGCGACGAGGCCGCGGCGGAGGCTGATGCGACCGGAACGACCACGGCGGTCCCAGCGGCAGGCACGCGCCGACTGTGCGAGCATGCTGGGATGACGCTCGCCTCCGACCCGCGCCCGGCACCGAGCCCCGACGACCTGCTCGTGCTGCTCGCGGTCGCCCGGGCCGGGCGCTACACGCTCGCCGCGGCCGAACTCGGACTCAACCACACGACGGTCGCACGGCGGATCGACGCCCTCGAGAACGCCCTCGGCGGCCGGGTGCTCGCCCGCAGCGCCTCGGGCTGGATGCTCACGCCGCTCGGCGAGCACGCCGTCGCCTCCGCCGAAGCGGTCGAGCAGGCGATGCACGGGCTGCGACCCGGCGGCACGACGCTCACGGGCGTGGTCCGGCTATCGGCGACCGACGGGTTCAGCGGATTCATCGCGTCGCCCGCGATCGTCGCCGTGCGCCGCGAGCATCCGGGCGTGACCCTCGAGATCGTCGCAGCCCAGCGGCGCGCGACCCAGCAGCGCGTCGGCATCGACCTCGAGGTGGTCGTCGGCAAGCCGCACGTGCACAAGGCGGAGGCGATCCACCTCGCCGACTACGTGCTCGGCCTGTACGCGAGCCGCGACTACCTCGCCGCGCACGGCACGCCCGTCGCCCCGCACGATCTCGCCGGCGAACCGCTCATCTACTTCATCGAGTCGATGCTGCAGGTCGACGCACTCGACGAGGCGCGCCGACCGACGCACGGCATGCGCGACACGGTGTCGAGCACGAACGTCTACGTGCAGGTCGACGCCACCCGCGCCGGCGCCGGCTTCGGGCTGCTGCCCGCCTTCCTCGCCGACCGCCACGACGACCTCGTGCGCCTGTTCCCCGACGA
Coding sequences within it:
- a CDS encoding HhH-GPD family protein yields the protein MPREQADPIAEVLVDWFADAARPLPWRAADVSPWAVLVSEFMLQQTQVDRVVPRWEAWIARWPTPASLAREPASEAVRAWDRLGYPRRALWLHRAATEIVERHGGEVPRDVDALLALQGVGPYTARAVAAFAYGVRVPVVDTNTRRVIARAVDGQAEPAPPSPARDLPAMTALLPETVASARAFNAAAMELGATVCVARTPRCDACPISDHCAWRAAGYPAYDGPRKAKQARFEGSDRQVRGLVMRELRAAHRPVARTELDGVWADGAQLERAIAGLVADGLAVAADDGGLALPDA
- a CDS encoding LysR family transcriptional regulator codes for the protein MTLASDPRPAPSPDDLLVLLAVARAGRYTLAAAELGLNHTTVARRIDALENALGGRVLARSASGWMLTPLGEHAVASAEAVEQAMHGLRPGGTTLTGVVRLSATDGFSGFIASPAIVAVRREHPGVTLEIVAAQRRATQQRVGIDLEVVVGKPHVHKAEAIHLADYVLGLYASRDYLAAHGTPVAPHDLAGEPLIYFIESMLQVDALDEARRPTHGMRDTVSSTNVYVQVDATRAGAGFGLLPAFLADRHDDLVRLFPDEVEERLPYWLVCRPEALRQPTVLAFIAALRARAAEVQGALLGLDGRRTH